From Alteromonas sp. RKMC-009, one genomic window encodes:
- a CDS encoding LLM class flavin-dependent oxidoreductase — protein MQSVPFSILDLAHIGEGQTAADAFEKSKAIAAEAEAQGYQRLWLAEHHGMRGVASAATAVLLAAIGNVTRHIRIGSGGIMLPNHSPLVIAEQFGTLATLFPGRIDLGLGRAPGTDMATAMALRRNMHASVDDYPADVQALQAYLSDDKGGRGVIAMPGAGTRVPLWLLGSSLYSAKLAGQLGLPYSFASHFAPEMLQDAISVYRASFRPSEQLEKPFVSAGVMAVVADDEDEAARLFTSVQLQFANLRKQANKPMPAPVDHIEAVLSEYEIAAINNTLRFAITGTPQQAERQIAQFIEATGVDEMIFSFPVTDTGKCLQAIRHVGSLTSVMAKQSWAA, from the coding sequence ATGCAATCTGTACCGTTTTCCATTCTAGACCTGGCGCACATCGGTGAAGGCCAGACCGCAGCCGATGCCTTTGAAAAAAGCAAAGCCATTGCGGCAGAAGCAGAAGCACAAGGCTACCAGCGCCTCTGGCTGGCAGAACACCACGGTATGCGGGGTGTAGCCAGTGCAGCAACAGCGGTATTACTGGCGGCTATCGGTAATGTCACCCGCCATATCCGTATCGGGTCCGGCGGCATTATGTTGCCCAATCACTCACCGCTGGTCATTGCCGAACAGTTCGGTACGCTGGCGACACTGTTTCCGGGCCGGATTGATTTAGGCCTTGGCCGTGCACCGGGTACAGATATGGCGACGGCCATGGCGCTTCGCAGAAATATGCACGCCAGCGTGGATGACTATCCCGCTGATGTGCAGGCTCTGCAGGCGTATTTGTCTGATGACAAAGGTGGCAGGGGCGTTATCGCTATGCCGGGCGCAGGCACCCGTGTACCACTTTGGCTACTGGGCTCCAGCCTTTACTCGGCAAAACTTGCCGGTCAGCTCGGTTTACCCTATTCATTTGCCTCCCATTTTGCACCGGAAATGTTGCAGGATGCCATAAGCGTTTACCGCGCCAGCTTCAGACCCTCTGAACAACTGGAGAAACCCTTTGTATCCGCCGGTGTGATGGCAGTAGTCGCTGATGATGAAGACGAGGCTGCCCGGCTGTTTACGTCGGTCCAGTTGCAATTTGCTAACCTGAGAAAACAGGCCAACAAACCCATGCCGGCTCCGGTTGATCATATTGAAGCCGTGTTGTCTGAATACGAAATCGCGGCCATCAATAACACCCTCCGCTTTGCCATTACCGGCACGCCGCAGCAGGCTGAGCGCCAGATAGCACAGTTTATTGAAGCTACCGGCGTAGATGAGATGATTTTCTCATTCCCGGTCACCGATACCGGAAAATGCTTACAGGCAATCCGTCATGTTGGCAGCCTGACGTCAGTGATGGCTAAGCAGAGCTGGGCAGCCTGA
- a CDS encoding RNA polymerase sigma factor, translating into MAADFASILKQYNGLLSRVAAGYEANEALRQELLQEIAVAVWQGLQRFEHKSSLKTYILKIAHNRAVTHVASNARLPRTDELDENTEHGVSALLNPEDATAQDKQLQALLSVVRTLPLPGRQVLTLSLEGLSYGEIADVCGITTSHAGVLLKRTKEEVVRRLNHDE; encoded by the coding sequence TTGGCTGCAGATTTCGCCAGTATATTAAAACAGTATAACGGATTACTAAGCCGTGTCGCCGCCGGTTACGAGGCTAATGAAGCACTGCGTCAGGAATTGTTGCAGGAGATTGCCGTTGCTGTGTGGCAGGGACTGCAGCGTTTTGAACACAAAAGCAGCCTGAAAACTTACATTCTGAAGATAGCCCATAACCGTGCGGTCACGCATGTTGCCTCTAATGCCCGGCTTCCCCGCACTGATGAACTGGATGAAAACACTGAACACGGCGTATCTGCATTGCTAAATCCCGAAGACGCCACCGCACAGGACAAGCAATTACAAGCGCTGCTCTCAGTGGTACGTACCCTTCCTTTGCCGGGGCGTCAGGTGCTGACTTTATCCCTTGAAGGGCTGTCCTACGGGGAAATTGCAGATGTTTGCGGGATCACAACCAGCCACGCCGGTGTGCTGCTGAAACGCACAAAAGAAGAAGTGGTGAGGAGGTTAAATCATGACGAATAA
- a CDS encoding D-2-hydroxyacid dehydrogenase produces the protein MKAVLLDADTLKPEELDISCLTDLPVSLTQYATTTADERKERVHHADIILVNKVVLDAEVLRHAKQCKYIGVLATGTNNIDKDWCAQHGIEVANVEGYGTDAVAQHALMLLLNLSTSFAPYARDVNAGKWSAGSHFCLLDHPAMELAGKHLVIVGYGELGQRFAEMAKAMGMRVTVAARPGKPDDDRPSLDSLLPDADVVSLHCLLTEDSHHLINAQRLSKMKPSAFLINTARGALIDEAALLQALKNGDIAGAGLDGLSTEPPPADHPLLNTGLPNLLITPHSAWVAKEARQRLVNIAAERLSAFLSK, from the coding sequence ATGAAGGCCGTGTTGCTGGATGCTGATACGCTGAAGCCGGAAGAGCTTGATATTTCCTGCCTGACTGACCTGCCTGTGTCATTGACACAGTATGCCACCACAACAGCGGATGAGCGCAAAGAGAGAGTGCACCATGCTGATATCATTCTGGTAAACAAAGTGGTGTTGGATGCTGAAGTGTTGCGTCATGCGAAGCAATGTAAGTACATAGGTGTTCTGGCAACCGGTACCAATAATATTGATAAAGACTGGTGCGCGCAGCACGGCATCGAGGTTGCTAATGTGGAAGGTTACGGCACTGACGCCGTTGCCCAGCATGCACTGATGCTGCTGTTAAATTTGTCTACCTCGTTTGCTCCTTACGCCCGCGATGTAAACGCCGGCAAGTGGTCTGCAGGGTCGCACTTTTGCTTGCTGGATCATCCGGCCATGGAGCTGGCGGGCAAACATCTGGTGATTGTGGGTTATGGCGAACTTGGTCAGCGTTTTGCTGAAATGGCAAAAGCGATGGGTATGCGTGTCACGGTTGCTGCCAGACCGGGTAAGCCGGATGACGACAGACCGTCACTGGACAGTTTGTTACCTGATGCTGATGTGGTGTCGCTGCACTGTTTGCTCACAGAGGATTCCCATCATCTCATCAATGCGCAGCGCCTGAGTAAAATGAAGCCGTCGGCTTTTCTTATTAATACCGCCAGAGGCGCGCTGATTGATGAAGCGGCGTTGTTACAGGCGCTGAAAAACGGGGACATTGCCGGCGCCGGACTTGATGGCCTGTCGACAGAGCCGCCCCCGGCAGATCATCCCCTGTTAAATACCGGTCTGCCTAATCTGCTTATCACTCCCCATTCTGCCTGGGTGGCAAAAGAGGCGCGGCAAAGACTGGTGAATATTGCTGCTGAACGGTTGTCTGCTTTCCTGTCAAAGTAA
- a CDS encoding acyl-CoA thioesterase yields the protein MTDFTPGLSDYPWHVELTTRLQDNDENGHINNVAFYSFFDTGVSRFLKERCPDASRDIVAYVVSSQCQYISPASYPESIFVGLRVVKVGRSSVTYGLSVYAGDAKRRVAHGQFVHVYVERQTDHAVPVPADIKDALESIREEF from the coding sequence ATGACGGATTTTACACCGGGATTAAGTGACTACCCGTGGCATGTAGAGTTAACCACACGGTTACAGGATAACGATGAAAATGGCCATATCAACAATGTGGCGTTTTACAGCTTCTTTGATACCGGTGTGAGCCGTTTTCTCAAAGAGCGTTGTCCGGATGCCTCGCGGGATATCGTCGCTTATGTGGTGAGTTCCCAGTGTCAGTACATTTCTCCCGCTTCCTATCCTGAAAGTATTTTTGTCGGACTGCGGGTGGTTAAAGTTGGTCGCAGTTCAGTGACTTACGGGCTGTCTGTGTATGCCGGCGATGCTAAGCGCCGCGTAGCACACGGACAATTTGTCCATGTTTATGTTGAACGGCAGACCGATCATGCCGTGCCTGTTCCTGCTGATATCAAAGACGCACTGGAATCCATCAGGGAGGAATTCTGA
- the proB gene encoding glutamate 5-kinase: MSNFTWQRAVVKVGSALIAPDGLHVSAKYLLPLARFITESHAAGKEVIVVSSGSIAAGRGRVTINHPASIAEKQAMAAIGQMQMMANWQRFFDCPCAQILVTADDLRDRTRYVNIKNTLRELLKHEALPIVNENDTVAVAELKVGDNDNLGAYTALVAQADTLIMCSDIDGLYTADPRKDASATLIPVVDSITPDIYALAGGAGTSMGTGGMRTKIEAADKCTHSGIQTLIVNGRDGKVFDALLKGQCPGTLFTARQSSQTARSLWLTHTLKTRGVIDIDAGARRAITDRGASLLPSGVTGISGKFVAGDAVELHCDGKALAKGLALYDAKDLAQIKGQKSNQIRHILGYDYGEVIVHRDDLVLLP, translated from the coding sequence ATGAGTAATTTCACCTGGCAGCGTGCCGTCGTAAAGGTCGGCAGCGCGTTAATCGCACCTGATGGTTTACATGTCAGTGCTAAGTATTTACTGCCCCTGGCGCGGTTCATTACCGAAAGCCATGCTGCAGGAAAAGAAGTGATTGTTGTGTCATCAGGCAGTATTGCTGCCGGACGGGGACGGGTAACCATCAACCATCCTGCTTCTATTGCCGAAAAACAGGCCATGGCCGCGATCGGACAGATGCAGATGATGGCGAACTGGCAGCGTTTTTTCGACTGTCCCTGTGCCCAGATCCTGGTGACTGCGGATGACCTTCGTGACCGTACCCGGTACGTCAATATTAAAAACACCCTGCGCGAATTGCTTAAACATGAAGCGCTGCCTATTGTGAATGAAAATGACACCGTGGCGGTGGCCGAACTTAAAGTCGGCGATAACGACAATCTTGGTGCATATACTGCGCTGGTGGCACAGGCTGATACCCTGATCATGTGCTCGGACATCGACGGTTTGTACACCGCCGATCCCCGCAAAGATGCCTCGGCTACTCTGATCCCTGTTGTTGATTCCATTACTCCGGACATCTATGCACTAGCCGGCGGAGCGGGAACGTCCATGGGCACCGGCGGAATGCGGACGAAAATTGAGGCAGCGGATAAATGTACCCATAGCGGTATTCAAACGCTTATCGTCAACGGCCGTGATGGCAAAGTCTTTGATGCATTGCTCAAAGGCCAGTGCCCGGGAACATTATTTACTGCAAGGCAGTCCAGTCAGACCGCCCGATCTTTATGGTTAACCCATACGTTAAAAACCCGTGGTGTCATCGACATTGATGCAGGTGCCCGCCGGGCTATCACAGACCGGGGTGCTTCTTTGCTGCCTTCCGGTGTCACCGGCATTTCAGGTAAATTTGTTGCCGGAGATGCAGTGGAGCTGCATTGCGACGGGAAAGCGCTGGCGAAAGGTCTGGCACTTTACGACGCCAAAGATCTGGCCCAGATAAAAGGGCAGAAAAGCAATCAAATCCGCCATATTCTCGGTTATGACTATGGAGAGGTGATTGTCCACCGCGACGACCTGGTGTTGTTGCCCTAG
- a CDS encoding M1 family metallopeptidase — protein sequence MSTRQKRLLWLAPVLGLLVQAPFASAAIKQTKGDFEDKFRQLDEVLPTPNVYRNAAGEAGHQYWQQQVDYVINAKLDEEKRRIDASEKISYHNNSPDTLKYLWIQLDQNKFRDDSMSALTTTFGGIGNRGPATQSASGDSPAKLSMGALRRQQFVDDHELGYQIKAVESAGKALHHVIVGTLMRVDLATPLKPGKSVDFTIEFGYNIVEEDAVSARSGYEHFPDDEREGGNDIFLLAQWFPRLAAYTDYEAWTNKEFIGRGEFTLEFGNYDVSMTVPADHIVSSTGVLQNPKDVLTSTQRKRLEEAKTADRPVFIVTAEEALENEKEGTGKTKTWRFKADNVRDFAWASSRKFMWDAKGVEQDGPQKHVMAMSFYPKEGGDLWKKYSTESVVHTLDVYNRFTFSYPYPTAQSVNGPVGGMEYPMISFNGPRTELQDDGSRTYSLSEKRFLIGVVIHEVGHNYFPMIVNSDERQWTWMDEGLNSFLDGVAGREWDPNIPWGVEPRDVTGYMKSSSQVPIMTQSDSVLHLGPNAYTKPAVALNILRETILGRELFDFAFKEYAQRWMFKRPTPSDFFRTMEEASGVDLDWFFRGWFYTTDHVDISLDRVYKLRLDTKDPDIDLARQREAEMEKPLSLTDERNREEGRKLWVERFDDIKDFYDDNDQYTPTNKDRNKYREFLNKLEPWERETFERAVREDKNYYVMDFSNLGGLVMPILLEMEFADGTKQSMRIPAEIWRRTPNAVSKLVVTDKDKELVSVTVDPRWETADVDVENNYYPRRIIPSRIEAYKAKKSEARTSMDLMQDSKAELKTDDGEGDDN from the coding sequence ATGAGCACGCGACAAAAGCGACTGCTTTGGCTGGCTCCTGTACTGGGTTTACTGGTTCAGGCTCCGTTTGCCTCCGCAGCGATAAAACAAACAAAGGGCGACTTCGAAGATAAATTCAGACAACTCGACGAAGTACTTCCTACCCCTAACGTATACAGAAACGCCGCCGGTGAAGCTGGTCATCAGTACTGGCAGCAGCAAGTCGATTACGTCATTAATGCAAAACTCGACGAAGAAAAACGCCGCATTGATGCTTCTGAAAAGATTTCTTATCACAACAATTCACCTGACACGCTGAAGTATCTTTGGATCCAGCTTGATCAGAACAAGTTCCGTGATGATTCCATGTCAGCCCTCACCACTACCTTTGGCGGCATCGGTAACCGTGGTCCGGCGACTCAGTCAGCCAGCGGCGACAGCCCGGCTAAACTGAGTATGGGTGCACTGCGCCGTCAGCAATTCGTTGACGATCACGAACTGGGCTATCAAATTAAAGCCGTTGAAAGTGCCGGCAAAGCGCTGCATCACGTGATTGTAGGTACGCTGATGCGTGTAGACCTGGCAACACCGCTGAAGCCGGGTAAATCAGTCGATTTCACCATCGAATTCGGTTACAACATTGTTGAAGAAGACGCAGTCTCTGCCCGTTCCGGATATGAGCACTTCCCTGATGACGAGCGCGAAGGCGGCAACGACATCTTCCTGCTGGCACAGTGGTTCCCCCGTCTGGCGGCTTACACTGACTACGAAGCCTGGACGAATAAAGAATTTATCGGCCGCGGTGAATTTACCCTGGAATTCGGTAACTACGATGTGTCTATGACCGTACCGGCTGACCACATTGTTTCTTCTACCGGTGTGCTGCAGAACCCGAAAGACGTACTTACCAGCACTCAGCGTAAGCGTCTGGAAGAAGCGAAAACCGCTGATCGTCCGGTCTTTATCGTAACCGCCGAAGAAGCGCTGGAAAACGAGAAAGAAGGCACAGGCAAAACCAAAACCTGGCGTTTCAAAGCTGACAACGTGCGTGATTTTGCGTGGGCATCTTCACGTAAATTCATGTGGGATGCCAAAGGCGTAGAGCAGGACGGTCCGCAGAAACACGTTATGGCCATGTCTTTCTATCCGAAGGAAGGTGGCGATCTGTGGAAGAAATATTCTACAGAGTCAGTGGTGCATACGCTGGACGTATATAACCGTTTCACCTTCAGCTACCCGTACCCTACAGCCCAGTCTGTTAACGGTCCTGTTGGCGGTATGGAATATCCGATGATTTCCTTCAACGGCCCGCGTACTGAGTTACAGGACGATGGTTCACGTACTTACTCGCTGTCTGAAAAGCGCTTCCTCATCGGTGTGGTTATCCACGAAGTGGGTCACAACTACTTCCCGATGATCGTTAACTCTGACGAACGTCAGTGGACCTGGATGGATGAAGGCCTGAACAGCTTCCTGGACGGCGTTGCCGGCCGCGAGTGGGATCCGAACATTCCATGGGGTGTTGAACCCCGCGATGTTACCGGCTACATGAAGTCTTCATCTCAGGTACCCATCATGACCCAGTCTGACTCGGTACTGCACCTGGGTCCGAATGCTTACACCAAGCCGGCAGTTGCACTGAACATTCTGCGCGAAACCATTCTTGGTCGTGAGCTGTTTGATTTTGCCTTTAAAGAGTATGCACAGCGCTGGATGTTCAAGCGTCCTACGCCATCTGACTTCTTCCGGACAATGGAAGAAGCTTCCGGTGTCGATCTCGACTGGTTCTTCCGTGGCTGGTTCTATACCACCGATCACGTCGATATTTCACTGGACCGTGTGTACAAGCTGCGCCTGGACACGAAAGATCCTGACATCGACCTGGCCCGTCAGCGTGAAGCTGAAATGGAAAAGCCTCTGTCTCTGACCGACGAGCGCAACCGTGAAGAAGGCCGCAAGCTGTGGGTTGAGCGTTTCGACGACATCAAAGATTTCTACGATGACAACGATCAGTACACACCAACCAACAAAGACCGTAACAAGTACCGCGAATTCCTGAACAAACTGGAACCGTGGGAACGTGAAACCTTTGAGCGTGCTGTACGTGAAGACAAAAACTACTACGTCATGGACTTCAGTAACCTGGGCGGACTGGTTATGCCAATTCTGCTGGAAATGGAATTTGCAGACGGTACCAAACAGTCAATGCGTATTCCTGCTGAAATCTGGCGTCGTACACCGAATGCCGTCTCTAAGCTGGTCGTGACCGACAAAGATAAAGAGCTGGTAAGTGTTACTGTGGATCCCCGCTGGGAAACTGCTGACGTAGATGTGGAAAACAACTACTATCCGCGCCGCATTATTCCTTCACGTATTGAAGCGTATAAAGCGAAGAAGAGCGAAGCCCGTACCTCAATGGATCTGATGCAGGACAGCAAAGCTGAACTGAAAACAGATGACGGAGAGGGTGATGACAACTAA
- a CDS encoding DUF6702 family protein, producing MIQWSLAALLLMVCQAVSAHQIKAAITTVLFNPRTENIEVMHRFNLHDAEHAVKALFDKRADILDDKTTQQAFTDYVMARFALLNADGESLGLKTVGYEVDGKFFWVYQETEQPPSLEGLSIRHDALRDLWPAQINTLNVEGQGDVKTLTFRDNVELLSVEFANSSARHH from the coding sequence ATGATTCAGTGGAGCCTTGCGGCTCTGCTGTTGATGGTTTGTCAGGCAGTCTCTGCCCATCAGATTAAAGCGGCAATCACCACGGTTCTGTTCAATCCGAGAACAGAAAATATTGAGGTGATGCACCGGTTTAATCTGCATGATGCGGAACATGCTGTAAAAGCACTGTTCGATAAGCGTGCAGATATTCTGGATGACAAAACCACTCAGCAGGCTTTCACTGATTATGTGATGGCCCGCTTTGCATTACTGAATGCAGATGGCGAAAGTCTGGGGTTGAAAACTGTAGGTTATGAAGTGGATGGTAAGTTTTTCTGGGTTTATCAGGAAACCGAACAACCACCGTCGCTGGAAGGTCTCAGTATCCGTCACGATGCACTCAGAGACTTGTGGCCGGCACAAATTAACACTCTTAACGTGGAAGGACAGGGCGACGTAAAAACCCTGACATTCCGTGATAACGTGGAATTACTCAGTGTGGAGTTCGCTAACAGCTCTGCACGCCACCACTAA
- a CDS encoding ABC1 kinase family protein, which translates to MSDEPDGKPVPSGRLSRVIGLGSLAGRIAGNMVTSGAGQLLKGQRPAMADLLLTPANITRIADKLATMRGAAMKVGQLISMDGGDFLPEELSAILARLREDASPMPKAQLTEVLSNALGENWQNYMLYFSFAPVAAASIGQVHKAITPDGTMLALKVQYPGVRESIDSDVDNVATLVRMSGLIPKTLNIAPVLEEAKQQLKQEADYLREAYMLDTYRSRLQDDDAFIVPRSYPSLCTENVLAMSFEKGDDIESVLHLEQDLRNGVMSALMRLFFREVFDFKLIQSDPNLANYRYDSVSGKIILLDFGATREITPAMAEGYRSLLRAAANNDADAMLSAALSIGLVTSEHTTQQQTKVVELGMTACEAIHVDGSYDFGNSDLIMRLHNMGTALTYRENFWHVPPADALFIHRKLGGLFLLAKRLKVQMNLRQIASPWIQ; encoded by the coding sequence ATGAGCGATGAGCCGGACGGCAAACCCGTCCCCTCTGGCAGACTGTCGCGGGTAATAGGTCTGGGTTCTCTGGCTGGCCGCATAGCCGGCAATATGGTGACCAGTGGTGCCGGACAATTACTGAAAGGGCAGCGGCCTGCCATGGCTGACTTGTTGCTGACGCCGGCCAACATCACACGCATAGCTGACAAACTGGCCACCATGCGCGGTGCCGCCATGAAAGTAGGGCAACTTATTTCCATGGACGGCGGAGACTTTCTTCCTGAAGAACTGTCCGCAATCCTTGCCCGTCTGCGGGAAGATGCCAGTCCGATGCCCAAAGCCCAGCTTACTGAAGTGCTGAGCAATGCACTGGGTGAAAACTGGCAGAATTATATGCTGTATTTCTCTTTTGCCCCTGTCGCCGCCGCGTCTATCGGCCAGGTCCATAAAGCCATCACCCCCGACGGCACAATGCTGGCGTTAAAAGTCCAGTACCCCGGCGTACGTGAAAGCATCGACAGTGATGTTGATAACGTGGCGACACTGGTTCGCATGAGTGGCCTCATCCCCAAAACGCTGAATATTGCGCCGGTGCTGGAAGAAGCGAAACAGCAGCTTAAACAGGAAGCAGACTACCTGCGGGAAGCCTATATGCTGGACACCTACCGTTCCCGTTTGCAGGATGATGATGCGTTTATTGTGCCCCGCAGCTACCCGTCGCTATGTACTGAAAATGTCCTTGCCATGTCTTTTGAAAAAGGGGATGACATAGAGTCGGTACTGCATCTGGAACAAGACCTGCGCAACGGGGTCATGAGCGCACTGATGCGGTTGTTTTTCAGAGAAGTCTTCGATTTCAAACTGATACAGAGCGACCCGAATCTGGCAAATTACCGCTATGACTCCGTTTCCGGAAAAATTATTCTGCTGGATTTCGGTGCCACCAGAGAAATTACCCCGGCCATGGCTGAAGGATACCGTTCGCTGTTGCGCGCGGCGGCAAACAATGACGCTGACGCCATGCTCAGTGCAGCGTTGTCTATAGGACTTGTCACGAGTGAACATACCACTCAGCAGCAAACCAAAGTCGTTGAACTCGGCATGACCGCCTGTGAAGCGATACATGTTGACGGCAGCTATGATTTTGGTAACAGTGACCTGATAATGCGGTTACACAATATGGGCACCGCACTGACGTACCGGGAAAATTTCTGGCATGTGCCTCCGGCAGATGCTCTGTTCATTCACCGTAAATTGGGCGGATTATTCCTGCTGGCCAAACGGTTAAAAGTACAGATGAATCTACGCCAGATTGCTTCACCCTGGATTCAGTAG
- a CDS encoding DUF6482 family protein: MNKFYFRDIENDPVVINYLEVQSFEMNVYLVLICIGQRSGLVYDNEDKPMRFYSAGQIRELFAHCHVEKSVMKHDTPYDEMIGNPPKASHSVALPFTMALPY; the protein is encoded by the coding sequence ATGAACAAATTCTACTTTCGCGATATCGAAAACGACCCTGTAGTGATTAATTACCTTGAAGTACAGTCATTCGAAATGAACGTATATCTGGTGCTTATTTGCATCGGCCAGCGTTCGGGACTGGTTTACGATAACGAAGACAAGCCCATGCGTTTTTACAGTGCAGGACAGATCCGCGAGTTGTTCGCTCATTGTCATGTAGAAAAATCGGTGATGAAGCATGACACCCCCTACGATGAGATGATTGGTAATCCGCCGAAAGCGTCACATTCTGTAGCGTTACCATTCACTATGGCATTACCCTACTGA
- a CDS encoding DUF3014 domain-containing protein gives MSDDSEKKTLAPHILIIAVIVVVIIAVLLWPSKEEPAPVTEEVPAEEMPVLPDEPDDFQPAPPPEPVDIDPVDEPEPMPEQPEPEPEPLDVSDKGVEEALNAISGTEEANNLIVNEGLIQRFVVTVTNLANDEMPAAQQVPLTAPEQTFKVYRQADKEWIDAASYKRYTPYVTMMESFDNEALLDLFKRYKGEIQSKYDEIGQPGQPFESVVVEAIDQLLDTPEVPVPVEVYSDSVAYKYADPQLEELSTPQKQLLRTGPDNMRRIKAKLRELKSLLADDGF, from the coding sequence ATGAGTGATGATTCAGAGAAGAAAACGCTGGCGCCGCACATTTTAATTATCGCGGTGATTGTAGTGGTCATAATTGCAGTTCTGTTGTGGCCGTCGAAGGAAGAACCTGCACCGGTTACCGAAGAAGTGCCGGCAGAAGAAATGCCAGTTCTGCCTGACGAGCCGGACGATTTTCAGCCCGCCCCGCCACCGGAACCGGTAGATATTGATCCCGTTGACGAGCCGGAACCCATGCCGGAACAACCAGAGCCTGAACCGGAACCTCTGGATGTGTCGGATAAGGGCGTAGAAGAAGCCTTAAATGCTATTTCAGGTACGGAAGAAGCGAATAACCTGATTGTGAATGAGGGTCTTATTCAGCGCTTTGTAGTTACGGTGACCAATCTGGCCAATGATGAAATGCCGGCGGCCCAGCAGGTACCGTTAACCGCACCGGAGCAAACATTCAAAGTTTACCGTCAGGCTGATAAAGAGTGGATTGATGCCGCCAGCTACAAGCGATACACGCCGTACGTTACCATGATGGAAAGTTTTGATAACGAAGCACTGCTTGACCTGTTCAAGCGCTACAAAGGGGAAATCCAGTCGAAGTATGACGAGATTGGACAGCCCGGCCAGCCGTTTGAATCTGTCGTGGTGGAAGCTATCGATCAACTGCTCGATACCCCGGAAGTACCTGTTCCGGTAGAAGTGTACTCGGACTCAGTGGCCTACAAATATGCTGATCCGCAACTGGAAGAACTCAGCACGCCGCAAAAGCAATTGCTGAGAACTGGTCCGGACAATATGCGCCGTATTAAAGCGAAATTACGGGAATTGAAATCCCTGCTTGCAGATGATGGATTTTAA
- a CDS encoding DUF1285 domain-containing protein produces the protein MDFNRFQAQIESHPSDDGCNLPPVEQWHPLFCGNIDMCITASGEWQYQQSPVTRLSLVRLFSSVLVKENDDYFLVTPVEKVGIQVEDVPFVIIQWAMEDNHLRLTTQTGDTFTVSASHPGTLRASLDGTFLPYVNVRRNLWARLHQNVYYQLLNEAEEKTAPDGTTRFTVQSGDYELILGEISE, from the coding sequence ATGGATTTTAACCGGTTTCAGGCTCAGATAGAGTCGCACCCGTCAGATGACGGGTGCAACCTCCCTCCGGTAGAACAATGGCATCCGCTATTTTGCGGTAACATCGATATGTGCATCACTGCCTCCGGTGAATGGCAATATCAGCAATCTCCTGTTACACGATTATCCCTTGTCAGGCTTTTTTCCTCTGTTTTAGTAAAAGAAAATGACGATTATTTTCTGGTAACGCCGGTGGAGAAAGTCGGTATACAGGTAGAGGATGTGCCTTTTGTCATTATTCAGTGGGCAATGGAAGATAATCACCTCAGATTAACCACACAAACCGGTGATACATTCACTGTCAGCGCCTCTCATCCCGGCACACTGCGGGCTTCTTTAGACGGCACCTTTTTACCTTACGTGAATGTCCGGCGTAACTTGTGGGCCAGACTTCATCAGAATGTTTACTATCAGTTACTCAACGAAGCTGAGGAAAAAACAGCACCCGACGGCACCACCCGCTTTACAGTTCAAAGCGGTGACTATGAACTCATTCTCGGAGAAATCAGCGAATAA